In one Candidatus Hydrogenedentota bacterium genomic region, the following are encoded:
- a CDS encoding M4 family metallopeptidase, with the protein MRSNILAVLALVGVLIGVTVPASALEADPQDLEAVMGALRAPGATERPLVFQTDEGFLRFLGAPPGGHYVVDTPAKNAAPEQAARTFLETHGKAFGLVSDRVGLRRTRTVPLGVRTVVRMEQTYNGLRVFGAEVVVQVNAAGDVLSVASDIARDLRGLDSGAIPLAPRVDAATASAKAKTGVAGRSENVTEADLRVSEGPELMIYQPTVLGLSGAARLVWSMEVVSTKQPPVKEAVLIDAQSGEEALHFSLIMDGRLRIIYDLNNTNYIPATPARVETQGPTGIADVDNAYDFLGDTYSFFLTHHDWDNFDNGQETPLGGYSFMPITAYVRLPLVNAFFMSAGPYSAFYFGTDFVVDDVTAHEFTHGVTQYASNLEYQGFSGAISESFSDIWGEFVDLTNGRGDDSDAVRWLCGEDIPEYLLELMVPGALERGIRDMKDPTVFGDPDRLNSPLVIPPNSGYDNGGVHINSGIGNKLCYLLTDGDEFNNRKVEGLGIDTTADLFWECQMTLPKTADYHDLYFALMQGAVNLDLAFEQRLNVLAGCQAVEIVPPGESAVFQATATETLEGQPAVSLYWEVPNPSLLANTIIVRSTTGYTTEAGEGLVIEPGLESKYLDLDVLPGVEYFYTLVQDHLDGSLLISQANAIAGTGQLNYLTEAFGRAHGIDLANSQLTFTPVGAPAGAIDSPMQTGYERYEVTRAHNVFRLPVPRSDAQGSAYSLTFLQNDAVSFYTGGRPFYFFGIYYPYIYLYENGYIVFSPIATWDFDNFPSLAAHFDVPRISFLFADLAVNIGGTAWARRLDDRLVFTFEQVPENQGRSFPAPDTNTMQVELFDNGQIRFTYLQLSVENAVVGLSNGQGRPVDPADLFDNVAGRTTETDLSQSPLSPSRLRIEPIAMPIVDAGERVTFPVQATAPAGAATPQLTATWDLAQPIPFADNGNGTARFDWQTTLSDAGTYALRIMATSGVEVAYQDVRIVVGEVYEAPEASGLRLSTGLPLENPSLSRDIPPGVPLSAAYTYSQPQGHAEGPSQLYWYRNSALVPGLTNRWNVPATQVQGGESWSFSILPFSQYYVMGAEAFSPVVHVLAVPQIDSVTPNFGEIAGGDRVIVQGRWLNMPMQVTFGGIKADQVFSLGDEQLEVVTPLHLAGTVDVVVKTPSGTGVLQQAFTFTPDASKVPNPDVNGDGAVDALDLQIVVNAILSQAKSQLNADANRDGYVNALDMQTVVNAALYR; encoded by the coding sequence ATGCGGAGTAATATCCTGGCCGTCTTGGCGCTTGTCGGGGTGCTTATCGGCGTGACAGTTCCCGCGAGTGCGCTGGAAGCGGACCCTCAAGACCTGGAAGCCGTCATGGGGGCGTTGCGCGCACCGGGCGCCACCGAGCGGCCGCTGGTATTCCAGACGGACGAAGGTTTCCTTCGTTTTCTGGGCGCGCCGCCGGGCGGTCATTATGTGGTAGATACGCCGGCGAAGAACGCGGCCCCCGAACAAGCGGCCAGGACATTTCTGGAGACACACGGCAAGGCGTTCGGGCTGGTCAGCGACCGCGTCGGGCTGCGCCGGACCAGAACCGTGCCGCTCGGGGTGCGCACGGTGGTGCGGATGGAGCAGACGTACAATGGGCTGCGCGTGTTCGGTGCGGAGGTGGTGGTGCAGGTCAACGCTGCGGGTGACGTGCTTAGCGTGGCGAGCGACATAGCGCGTGACCTGCGCGGTTTGGACAGCGGCGCGATTCCGCTTGCGCCCAGAGTGGACGCCGCCACGGCGTCGGCGAAGGCGAAGACGGGCGTTGCGGGGCGCTCGGAGAACGTCACCGAGGCGGACTTGCGGGTCAGCGAAGGGCCGGAGTTGATGATATACCAGCCGACGGTGCTGGGGCTGTCCGGGGCTGCGCGCCTGGTGTGGTCGATGGAGGTGGTGAGCACGAAACAGCCGCCGGTCAAGGAGGCGGTGCTGATTGACGCCCAATCGGGCGAAGAAGCCCTGCATTTCTCCCTTATCATGGATGGCCGGCTGCGCATCATCTATGACCTGAACAACACGAATTACATCCCCGCGACGCCCGCACGCGTCGAAACGCAGGGGCCAACGGGTATCGCCGATGTCGACAACGCGTATGATTTCCTCGGAGATACGTATAGCTTTTTCCTGACGCATCACGACTGGGACAACTTCGACAACGGTCAGGAAACGCCATTGGGCGGCTATAGTTTCATGCCGATTACCGCCTACGTGCGGCTGCCGCTGGTGAATGCGTTTTTCATGTCCGCGGGACCCTATTCGGCCTTCTACTTCGGCACGGATTTCGTTGTGGATGACGTGACGGCGCATGAATTCACGCACGGTGTCACGCAATATGCTTCGAATCTTGAGTATCAGGGATTCTCCGGGGCTATCAGTGAATCCTTTTCGGATATCTGGGGCGAGTTCGTGGACCTGACCAACGGCCGCGGCGACGACTCGGATGCGGTGCGCTGGTTGTGCGGCGAAGATATCCCCGAGTACTTGCTTGAGTTGATGGTTCCGGGAGCGTTGGAGCGCGGCATACGCGACATGAAAGACCCGACGGTGTTCGGCGACCCGGACCGTCTCAACAGTCCGCTGGTGATTCCGCCAAACAGCGGCTATGACAATGGCGGCGTGCACATCAACAGCGGCATCGGCAACAAGCTGTGCTATTTGCTCACGGACGGCGATGAGTTCAACAACCGGAAGGTCGAAGGTCTCGGGATCGACACCACGGCGGACCTGTTCTGGGAGTGCCAGATGACGCTGCCGAAGACGGCGGATTACCACGACCTCTACTTCGCGCTCATGCAGGGCGCCGTCAATCTGGACCTGGCTTTTGAGCAACGGCTCAATGTATTGGCGGGCTGCCAGGCGGTAGAAATCGTGCCGCCGGGAGAATCGGCCGTCTTCCAGGCCACGGCGACGGAAACGCTCGAAGGCCAACCGGCCGTCTCTCTGTATTGGGAAGTGCCCAATCCCAGTCTGCTGGCCAATACCATCATTGTCCGGAGCACGACCGGGTACACGACGGAGGCCGGCGAAGGCCTGGTCATCGAACCCGGACTCGAGAGCAAGTACCTTGATTTGGACGTGCTGCCCGGTGTCGAGTATTTCTACACACTCGTCCAGGACCATCTGGACGGCAGCCTGCTTATTTCACAGGCGAACGCTATCGCGGGGACAGGGCAGCTGAACTATCTTACGGAAGCGTTCGGCCGCGCGCACGGGATTGACCTGGCCAATTCACAATTGACCTTCACGCCCGTTGGCGCGCCGGCGGGAGCCATCGACAGCCCGATGCAAACAGGCTACGAGCGATACGAGGTTACTCGCGCGCACAACGTGTTCCGCCTGCCCGTGCCACGGTCCGACGCGCAGGGCAGCGCGTACAGCCTCACATTCCTCCAGAACGACGCGGTGTCGTTCTACACGGGCGGGCGGCCGTTCTATTTCTTCGGCATCTATTATCCCTACATCTACCTGTATGAGAACGGCTATATCGTATTCAGCCCCATAGCCACCTGGGACTTCGACAATTTCCCCTCGCTGGCCGCGCACTTCGATGTGCCGCGCATTTCCTTCCTGTTCGCGGATCTTGCCGTGAATATTGGCGGCACGGCTTGGGCACGGCGCCTGGATGACCGTCTTGTCTTCACATTCGAGCAGGTGCCCGAGAATCAAGGGCGCTCATTCCCCGCGCCGGACACGAACACGATGCAAGTCGAACTGTTCGACAACGGGCAAATCCGGTTCACGTACTTGCAGTTGTCGGTTGAAAACGCGGTGGTGGGACTCTCCAATGGCCAGGGCCGTCCCGTGGACCCGGCGGACCTGTTCGACAACGTGGCCGGGAGAACGACCGAGACCGATTTGTCGCAGAGCCCGCTTTCGCCTTCGCGCCTGCGCATCGAGCCCATTGCAATGCCGATTGTGGACGCCGGCGAACGTGTTACGTTCCCTGTGCAGGCAACGGCGCCCGCGGGCGCGGCCACACCGCAACTTACGGCAACCTGGGACCTTGCGCAGCCGATTCCGTTCGCGGATAACGGCAACGGTACCGCCCGCTTTGACTGGCAGACGACCCTTTCGGACGCGGGGACCTATGCGTTGCGGATTATGGCAACGTCGGGCGTGGAGGTCGCGTACCAGGATGTCCGCATCGTCGTGGGCGAAGTGTATGAAGCGCCCGAGGCAAGCGGTCTGCGGCTATCGACCGGTCTCCCGCTTGAGAATCCGTCCCTGAGCCGCGATATCCCGCCGGGCGTGCCGCTCTCTGCCGCGTATACCTATTCGCAGCCTCAAGGCCATGCCGAAGGTCCGTCGCAACTGTATTGGTACCGGAACAGCGCGCTGGTGCCGGGGCTGACGAACCGGTGGAATGTCCCGGCGACGCAGGTGCAGGGCGGTGAATCCTGGTCGTTCTCGATTCTTCCTTTCTCGCAGTACTACGTGATGGGCGCGGAGGCGTTTTCGCCCGTGGTCCACGTATTGGCCGTTCCGCAGATCGACTCCGTTACGCCGAACTTCGGCGAGATCGCGGGCGGCGACCGCGTCATCGTACAGGGCAGATGGCTGAACATGCCGATGCAGGTTACCTTCGGCGGCATAAAGGCCGACCAGGTCTTCTCGCTGGGCGATGAGCAGCTCGAAGTAGTGACGCCGCTGCATCTGGCCGGCACGGTGGACGTGGTGGTCAAGACGCCTTCCGGCACGGGCGTGCTCCAACAGGCCTTCACTTTCACGCCGGACGCGTCGAAGGTTCCCAACCCGGATGTGAACGGCGACGGTGCCGTGGATGCCTTGGACCTGCAAATCGTGGTCAACGCCATCCTCTCGCAAGCGAAGTCGCAGTTGAATGCCGATGCCAACCGGGACGGATACGTGAATGCGCTTGACATGCAGACGGTCGTGAACGCGGCGTTGTATCGTTAA
- a CDS encoding metallophosphoesterase family protein, whose product MTKHRLPLLALLLFAVSYGLFPATQSVAERFCLARADAHERTTAVPATAVPDQLCLTWSGDPATTQTVQWRTSPAVAQSAVQYRLSGGDAGEVTEVKAGLQVLEDPLLVNDPANHRFTATITELTPNTAYIYRVGNPAANVWTEWTEFTTAPLDAGPFSFAYLGDAQLGYEEWGRLLHRAAEQRPGPAFYLMAGDLANRGNDREDWDALFHAAQGVYNRRPVMPAIGNHEYTREENPRLFLDMFTLPKNGPAGIPPERTYRFAYRNALFLVLDSNQPADAQRAWLAEQLAASNATWNFALFHHPVYSSAPRRDNPEIREHWGAVFDEYHVDMVFTGHDHAYLRTPPMRAGQAVASAAQGTYYVVANSGLKHYEQESHEYAAVAFTDIPTYQLIDIETSGGNTLTYRAYDANGNVRDEVIIEK is encoded by the coding sequence TTGACTAAGCACCGCTTGCCGCTGCTTGCCCTCTTGCTCTTCGCTGTCAGTTATGGGTTATTCCCGGCGACGCAAAGCGTTGCGGAACGGTTTTGCCTCGCGCGCGCGGACGCCCATGAGCGAACGACCGCCGTGCCGGCTACGGCCGTACCGGACCAACTTTGTCTGACCTGGAGCGGCGACCCGGCAACCACGCAAACCGTGCAGTGGCGCACATCCCCCGCAGTCGCGCAAAGCGCGGTTCAATACCGCCTCAGCGGGGGCGATGCCGGGGAGGTCACCGAGGTCAAGGCCGGCTTGCAGGTCCTCGAAGACCCGCTCCTCGTGAATGACCCCGCAAATCACCGGTTCACGGCCACGATCACGGAGTTGACGCCCAACACTGCGTACATCTATCGCGTGGGAAATCCCGCGGCCAATGTCTGGACCGAGTGGACGGAGTTCACGACTGCCCCGCTTGACGCCGGGCCATTCTCTTTTGCTTATTTGGGCGATGCGCAATTGGGCTATGAGGAATGGGGGCGTCTGCTGCACCGCGCGGCGGAACAGAGACCCGGCCCGGCGTTCTATCTGATGGCGGGCGACCTCGCTAATCGCGGCAACGACCGGGAAGACTGGGACGCGCTGTTCCATGCGGCGCAGGGCGTATACAACCGGCGGCCCGTCATGCCCGCGATAGGCAATCACGAATACACGAGAGAAGAGAATCCGCGTTTGTTTCTGGACATGTTCACGTTGCCGAAGAACGGGCCGGCGGGCATCCCCCCGGAGCGGACCTACCGTTTTGCCTACCGGAACGCGCTGTTCCTGGTTCTGGACTCGAACCAGCCCGCAGACGCACAACGAGCCTGGCTGGCAGAGCAACTGGCCGCATCGAACGCCACATGGAATTTTGCCCTGTTCCACCACCCGGTGTATTCGTCGGCGCCGCGCAGGGACAACCCTGAGATCCGTGAGCACTGGGGCGCGGTCTTCGACGAATACCACGTGGACATGGTGTTCACGGGCCACGATCACGCGTACCTGCGCACGCCGCCGATGCGCGCCGGGCAGGCTGTCGCGTCCGCCGCGCAAGGCACGTACTACGTCGTGGCGAATTCCGGCTTGAAACACTACGAGCAGGAATCGCATGAATACGCCGCGGTCGCGTTTACCGACATCCCCACCTATCAGTTGATCGACATCGAAACCAGCGGCGGCAACACACTGACCTATCGCGCCTATGACGCGAATGGAAACGTGCGGGACGAGGTAATTATCGAAAAGTGA
- a CDS encoding PH domain-containing protein codes for MLEGKKLLEVRPSWWNYIGWYLLSVIIAASAILLGRHFPDAWFLLCLLLVPLVVVLWKRAGMRIVVYEDKVVSSRGVLSKTENHISCADVRAIETFQSLIQRVVNIGSVRIGTAGTEGWEEEVFGVPDPSGIKDLVLKQKRIQVEKRQGAQHDGE; via the coding sequence ATGCTCGAGGGTAAAAAGCTGCTGGAAGTGCGGCCGTCTTGGTGGAATTACATCGGGTGGTATCTGTTGTCCGTAATTATCGCCGCCTCGGCTATCCTCCTGGGCAGGCACTTCCCTGACGCGTGGTTCCTCCTTTGCCTGCTTCTTGTGCCCCTGGTCGTCGTGCTCTGGAAGCGCGCCGGCATGCGGATCGTTGTTTACGAGGACAAGGTCGTATCCAGCCGCGGCGTGCTCAGCAAGACCGAGAACCACATTTCGTGCGCGGACGTTCGCGCCATCGAGACGTTCCAGTCGCTTATTCAACGCGTCGTGAACATCGGCTCGGTACGCATCGGCACGGCGGGGACGGAAGGCTGGGAAGAAGAGGTGTTCGGCGTGCCTGACCCCAGCGGCATCAAAGACCTTGTGCTCAAACAGAAGCGCATCCAGGTCGAGAAACGGCAGGGCGCTCAACACGACGGCGAATAG
- a CDS encoding efflux RND transporter periplasmic adaptor subunit, whose protein sequence is MVILALAAGAVVALRPRPVLVAYGRPVRMTVREYIAEDAETQLARTYTVDMPVSGTVSRIEWEVGDIVQQGEALTRVESLPIEQQIKGLEALVAQTRAQITGVDVSKPKPEALAAAEERVKEATASLEMARKARAIVEINLEQARKDYERAQRLRAEGVMSQRSYDEAESAFRALEQDLARARLAEQAAGKGLEIATLASRQLADSVDDNEFMREAHQAQIANFEAQLEILRDDLEKTTIRAPVTGPILMKFVENRRTLLAGTPLLQMGDPASSEILCDVLSEEVVRVAPGDAVEITGKALDGETALGTVKRIHPAAFKKISALGIEQQRVRVLIDYDTQAVTLRPGTSLDVKIITAESADTLAVPDRAVFQHEGAWHVFKTDGGTAWLTPVTVGLKNEDWAEVTAGLGPEDTFVAEPPNDLADGARVKEKDPS, encoded by the coding sequence ATGGTAATACTGGCCCTTGCAGCGGGCGCGGTGGTGGCATTGCGCCCGCGGCCCGTGCTGGTCGCATACGGACGGCCGGTCCGCATGACGGTGCGCGAGTACATCGCGGAAGATGCGGAGACCCAGTTGGCGCGCACGTATACGGTCGACATGCCCGTCTCGGGCACCGTGTCGCGGATCGAATGGGAAGTAGGCGACATTGTGCAGCAGGGCGAAGCCCTGACGCGGGTCGAGTCCCTGCCTATTGAACAGCAGATCAAGGGTCTGGAGGCGCTGGTCGCGCAGACGCGCGCGCAGATAACCGGCGTGGATGTCTCGAAACCCAAGCCGGAAGCGCTTGCGGCAGCCGAAGAGCGCGTGAAGGAAGCTACGGCGTCGCTCGAAATGGCGCGCAAGGCCCGCGCCATCGTCGAGATCAACCTGGAACAGGCGCGGAAAGACTATGAGCGCGCGCAGCGGCTTCGGGCCGAGGGGGTCATGAGCCAGCGTTCCTATGACGAGGCGGAGAGCGCCTTTCGCGCGCTCGAACAGGATTTGGCAAGGGCGCGCCTCGCCGAGCAGGCCGCCGGAAAAGGGCTCGAAATCGCGACCCTGGCGTCACGGCAGCTAGCGGATTCGGTGGACGACAACGAATTCATGCGCGAGGCGCATCAGGCCCAAATCGCGAACTTCGAGGCACAACTGGAGATTCTCCGCGATGACCTCGAGAAGACGACGATTCGCGCGCCCGTGACCGGTCCGATTCTCATGAAATTCGTCGAGAACCGGCGCACCTTGCTCGCCGGCACGCCGCTGTTGCAGATGGGCGACCCGGCGTCGAGCGAAATCCTGTGCGACGTGCTTTCGGAGGAGGTAGTGCGCGTCGCGCCGGGCGACGCGGTCGAGATCACGGGCAAGGCGCTGGACGGCGAGACGGCCCTGGGCACCGTCAAGCGCATACACCCGGCCGCATTCAAGAAGATATCCGCGCTCGGCATCGAACAGCAACGCGTGCGCGTCCTGATTGATTACGATACGCAGGCGGTCACGCTGCGCCCGGGCACCAGTCTCGACGTCAAGATTATCACCGCCGAAAGCGCGGACACGCTCGCCGTTCCGGACCGTGCGGTGTTCCAGCATGAGGGCGCGTGGCACGTATTCAAGACCGATGGCGGGACCGCGTGGCTGACGCCGGTAACTGTGGGGCTCAAGAACGAGGATTGGGCCGAGGTCACTGCGGGCCTCGGCCCGGAGGATACGTTTGTTGCCGAGCCGCCCAACGACTTGGCGGACGGCGCGCGCGTGAAAGAGAAAGACCCCTCGTAA
- a CDS encoding MFS transporter has translation MFTPLRRMYLVGFVLDFAIMAGITGTPFFLYDVLHGDERMSGYIGGLQMAAYAFACIAVSGIVSRVRNGLWYAMGGIAVFSLVYAPFPLTRSPIVCGALTVVAFGALAFVWPALHSWVGAEPNPAKRARQLGWFNVAWSFGFAVSPMLAGPLYDLDFRLPFLVLLLLGSVCFALLLSLPHERDLFGPGHDQVSEERAAHDRASEVYLYAAWFATFVVNVLVGVLRTVYPKRIQDLLGSGELCMAAGWPLPGFLHAAPATTYALLASALSLLTAAAFMLLGRSRCWRHDFRLVIWLQAGCAGAFWLLGRTSSLLLMAPCFAVVGAALGVAFFSSVYYSVTDAAHKHRRATINEAAVGMGGFAGSVVFGYVIGRSGNLALPFLCTPLFIAAALFLQRLLIAHGRRRVEASPAASAENDR, from the coding sequence ATGTTCACCCCTCTCCGCCGCATGTACCTTGTTGGATTCGTGCTCGATTTCGCCATAATGGCTGGAATTACAGGAACGCCTTTCTTTCTCTACGATGTGCTGCATGGCGACGAGCGCATGTCCGGCTATATCGGCGGCCTGCAAATGGCCGCCTACGCGTTCGCTTGTATCGCGGTGTCGGGCATCGTCTCGCGCGTGCGCAACGGGCTTTGGTACGCCATGGGCGGCATCGCCGTGTTCTCGCTGGTCTATGCGCCTTTTCCGCTGACGCGCAGCCCGATCGTGTGCGGCGCGCTGACCGTGGTCGCATTCGGCGCTCTGGCCTTTGTCTGGCCGGCGCTCCATTCCTGGGTCGGCGCGGAGCCAAACCCGGCAAAACGCGCGCGGCAACTCGGCTGGTTCAACGTGGCGTGGAGTTTCGGCTTTGCCGTCAGCCCAATGCTTGCCGGGCCGCTCTACGACCTCGATTTCCGCCTGCCCTTTCTTGTCCTGCTGCTGCTGGGCAGTGTCTGTTTCGCGCTGCTCCTCTCGCTGCCGCACGAGCGCGACCTGTTCGGTCCGGGACATGACCAGGTATCAGAGGAGCGCGCGGCTCACGACCGCGCAAGCGAGGTATACTTGTACGCGGCGTGGTTCGCGACGTTTGTGGTCAACGTGCTCGTCGGTGTGCTGCGCACCGTATACCCGAAACGGATCCAGGACCTGCTTGGCTCCGGCGAATTATGCATGGCCGCTGGCTGGCCGCTGCCCGGGTTCCTGCACGCCGCGCCCGCGACCACCTACGCCCTCCTGGCTTCCGCGCTCAGCCTGCTCACCGCCGCCGCCTTCATGCTGCTGGGACGTTCCCGCTGCTGGCGGCACGATTTCCGGCTGGTCATCTGGCTGCAGGCCGGATGCGCGGGGGCATTCTGGCTGCTGGGCCGGACGTCGAGCCTCTTGCTGATGGCCCCATGCTTTGCGGTGGTCGGCGCAGCCCTGGGGGTGGCCTTCTTCTCGAGCGTGTATTACAGCGTGACCGACGCCGCGCACAAGCACCGGCGCGCGACTATCAACGAGGCCGCGGTAGGTATGGGCGGATTCGCGGGCAGCGTCGTATTCGGCTACGTCATCGGGCGCTCGGGCAATCTCGCTCTGCCCTTCCTCTGCACGCCCCTCTTCATCGCCGCCGCCCTGTTCCTGCAACGCCTCTTGATCGCCCACGGCAGGCGCCGCGTAGAGGCGTCGCCCGCCGCGTCTGCTGAAAATGATCGGTAG
- a CDS encoding transketolase, translated as MSFPIDVSGYKAVAIDPFGGQISADQRVQLLANIQVVRDVIIFFTSVAGAKGLGGHTGGAYSIVPEALIADAFMKGNKKVYPVYFDEGGHRVALQYAMAAFNGEMPFEKLLQYRAANEGLYGHPEIDRELGIKFASGRLGHLWPFVNGVSKAHPDKVVFLFGSDGSQQEGDDAEAARLAVAQQLNVKLCIDDNDVTISGHPSKYLPGYDIARTLRGHGLTVDVGDGEDLDALFARMLMAVRTEGPVALINKRVMAPGVPGIEGTHAGHDVIGKENAAAYLARRGLTEAVTYLNAVKKVGGGGALRGSSEDSASNRTEFGKIVNEILDGMPESERAAKVLVVDSDLEGSTGLKGIRERHPEVFINGGVQERGNFSAAAGFGFEPGRQGIFSTFSAFLEMIVSELTMARLNGANVICHFSHAGVDDMADNTCHYGINIFYGDNGLPEDDVTRLYFAADALQLKSLVRAVWNDGGVRFIFSTRSKVPFILKEDGSKYYEGGYQFVPGKDEIIRNGSRGFVVSYGDMLYRALDAVERARDAGIDVGLINKPTLNVVDEDMMQTLGSAPFVMVAETQNVKTGLGSRFGTWLLERGYAPRLAVLGVGKAGRGGLGEHIFHQGLDPDSLLAKIRQLAG; from the coding sequence ATGAGTTTTCCGATTGACGTAAGCGGCTACAAAGCGGTGGCAATTGACCCGTTCGGCGGCCAGATCTCAGCGGACCAACGCGTGCAGCTGCTGGCGAACATTCAGGTCGTGCGCGACGTTATCATCTTTTTCACCAGCGTTGCGGGCGCGAAGGGACTTGGCGGCCACACGGGCGGCGCGTACAGCATCGTGCCGGAGGCGCTCATTGCGGACGCGTTCATGAAAGGGAACAAGAAGGTCTACCCGGTCTACTTCGACGAAGGTGGGCACCGCGTGGCGCTTCAGTACGCGATGGCCGCGTTCAACGGCGAGATGCCGTTTGAGAAACTGCTGCAATACCGCGCAGCGAACGAGGGCCTTTACGGCCATCCTGAGATCGACCGCGAACTGGGCATCAAGTTCGCCTCGGGCCGGCTCGGGCACCTCTGGCCGTTTGTCAACGGCGTGTCCAAGGCGCATCCGGACAAGGTCGTGTTCCTCTTCGGGTCGGACGGCTCGCAGCAGGAAGGCGACGATGCCGAAGCGGCGCGCCTGGCCGTCGCGCAGCAACTTAACGTGAAGCTGTGCATCGATGACAACGACGTGACGATTTCCGGGCATCCTTCGAAATACCTGCCGGGCTACGACATCGCGCGGACGCTCCGGGGCCACGGCCTGACGGTTGACGTTGGCGACGGCGAAGACCTGGACGCGCTGTTCGCGCGCATGCTCATGGCGGTGCGGACGGAAGGGCCCGTGGCGTTGATCAACAAGCGGGTCATGGCGCCCGGAGTGCCGGGCATCGAAGGCACGCACGCGGGCCACGACGTCATCGGCAAGGAGAACGCGGCAGCTTACCTGGCGCGGCGCGGACTTACCGAAGCGGTGACGTATCTGAACGCGGTCAAGAAAGTGGGGGGTGGCGGCGCGCTGAGGGGTTCGTCGGAGGATTCCGCAAGCAACCGCACGGAATTCGGCAAGATCGTGAACGAAATCCTGGATGGCATGCCGGAATCCGAGCGGGCCGCGAAGGTGCTCGTGGTCGATTCCGACCTGGAAGGCTCGACGGGCCTCAAGGGCATCCGCGAGAGGCATCCCGAAGTGTTCATCAACGGCGGCGTGCAGGAGCGGGGCAATTTCTCGGCGGCGGCGGGGTTTGGCTTCGAGCCGGGCCGCCAGGGCATCTTCAGCACCTTCTCCGCGTTTCTCGAGATGATCGTCTCGGAACTCACCATGGCGCGGCTGAACGGCGCGAACGTGATCTGCCATTTCTCGCACGCGGGCGTGGACGACATGGCCGACAACACGTGCCACTATGGGATCAACATCTTCTACGGCGATAACGGTCTGCCCGAAGACGACGTGACGCGCCTGTATTTCGCCGCGGATGCGCTGCAGCTCAAGAGCCTCGTGCGCGCGGTGTGGAACGACGGCGGGGTCCGGTTCATCTTCTCGACGCGCAGCAAAGTCCCCTTCATTCTGAAAGAAGACGGCTCGAAGTATTACGAGGGTGGCTACCAGTTCGTGCCGGGCAAGGACGAGATCATCCGTAACGGGTCGCGCGGCTTTGTCGTTTCCTACGGCGACATGCTGTACCGCGCGCTGGACGCGGTGGAGCGCGCGCGGGACGCGGGTATCGACGTGGGCTTGATCAACAAGCCGACACTGAACGTTGTGGACGAGGACATGATGCAGACGCTGGGCTCGGCGCCGTTCGTCATGGTCGCGGAAACGCAGAACGTGAAGACGGGACTGGGCAGCCGGTTCGGGACTTGGCTGCTCGAGCGGGGCTACGCGCCGCGCCTGGCGGTCCTTGGCGTGGGCAAGGCGGGGCGGGGTGGTCTCGGCGAACATATCTTCCATCAAGGGCTCGACCCCGACAGTCTCCTCGCGAAGATCCGGCAGTTGGCGGGGTAG